A portion of the bacterium genome contains these proteins:
- a CDS encoding response regulator transcription factor, producing the protein MDITMPGLNGLDAARQLLAEWPAARIVFLSMHGDRRYVQAAFAAGAHGYVTKDTPLSELVRVLELVLAGRRAVGEGLADLLLDDYGDLVRGRQTAPAPSILDRLSPREREVLQLLAEGAGTRQIAARLNLSPKTVESHRAMLMEKLGLHSVAELTKLAIREGLTPID; encoded by the coding sequence CATGGACATCACCATGCCCGGTCTCAACGGCCTGGACGCCGCCCGCCAGTTGCTGGCCGAATGGCCCGCGGCCCGCATCGTCTTCCTCTCCATGCACGGGGATCGGCGCTACGTGCAGGCCGCCTTCGCCGCCGGCGCCCACGGTTATGTCACCAAGGACACGCCCCTCTCCGAGCTGGTCCGTGTGCTGGAACTGGTCCTGGCCGGCCGTCGCGCCGTGGGGGAGGGGCTGGCCGACCTCTTGCTGGACGATTACGGCGACTTGGTCCGCGGCCGCCAGACGGCGCCGGCGCCCTCCATCCTGGACCGGCTCAGCCCGCGCGAGCGGGAGGTCCTTCAATTGCTGGCCGAGGGAGCGGGGACGCGTCAGATCGCCGCCCGGCTCAATCTCAGTCCCAAGACGGTGGAAAGCCATCGCGCCATGCTGATGGAGAAACTGGGCCTGCATAGCGTGGCCGAGTTGACCAAGCTGGCCATCCGCGAGGGACTGACGCCCATCGACTGA